A genomic stretch from Ooceraea biroi isolate clonal line C1 chromosome 3, Obir_v5.4, whole genome shotgun sequence includes:
- the LOC105275433 gene encoding hexokinase-2, protein MVVPPDHKLHEVIQVSGLILSDDIRRQKIENHVAKMRFSAATARKIQDVFISEMNKGIHQQPSSLQMENTYIPELLDGTEEGLYLALDLGGTNFRVLLLELAHGAPVRQEVKRYYIGSELRVGSAIPLFDYLAECVSDFVIAQGLQDIELPLGFTFSFPMVQHSLDVGILVTWTKSFNCPDAVNKDAVRLLREALDRRDDTKVKVVAVLNDTTGTLVQGSTLDHNTAIGLILGTGSNACYLERADRVEHWETERHGERQVIIDIEWGAFGDNGVLDFIKTDFDRENDANSLIVNSFTFEKYIAGKYLGEVVRVILARLTKEGLLFVGENAPQSLLTPGSLTTDLVSHIEQDSVDGGDGNTKEVLGKFGIVPDQDDIRIVQYVCAVASNRAALLVSICLASLLDRIDREQVTIAVDGSLYKHHPRLEGWMTKYISLLAPGRKFKLIHAEDGSGKGAALVSAIAQRLQKRLQ, encoded by the exons ATGGTCGTCCCTCCGGATCATAAGCTCCACGAGGTAATTCAAGTATCGGGGCTGATACTTTCAGATGATATTAGACGACAAAAG ATCGAGAACCATGTGGCGAAGATGCGATTTTCCGCGGCGACTGCCAGGAAGATCCAGGACGTCTTCATTTCGGAAATGAACAAGGGAATCCACCAGCAACCATCTTCGCTGCAGATGGAGAACACCTATATACCGGAACTGCTCGATGGAACAG AGGAAGGTCTGTACTTGGCGCTCGACCTCGGTGGCACCAACTTCCGCGTGCTCCTGCTGGAATTGGCCCATGGTGCTCCTGTTCGACAAGAGGTGAAGCGATATTACATCGGATCCGAGTTAAGGGTTGGCTCAGCGATCCCTCTGTTTGACTATCTGGCTGAGTGTGTCAGTGATTTCGTCATAGCTCAGGGCCTTCAGGACATAGAGCTTCCTCTCG GCTTCACGTTTTCGTTTCCAATGGTGCAACACTCGCTGGACGTCGGTATCCTGGTAACGTGGACTAAAAGTTTCAATTGTCCCGATGCCGTGAACAAGGACGCCGTGAGACTCCTACGGGAGGCCCTGGATCGGCGAGACGATACGAAGGTAAAGGTCGTGGCGGTGTTGAACGATACCACGGGTACTCTGGTGCAGGGTTCGACGTTGGATCACAATACGGCGATTGGACTTATCCTAGGAACCGGCAGCAATGCTTGCTACCTCGAACGTGCGGATAGGGTTGAACATTGGGAGACTGAAAGACACGGCGAGAGACAA GTCATCATCGATATCGAGTGGGGCGCTTTTGGCGACAACGGCGTTTTAGACTTTATCAAGACGGATTTTGACCGCGAGAACGACGCCAATTCCCTTATCGTGAATTCGTTTAC ATTTGAAAAGTACATTGCCGGCAAATATCTCGGTGAGGTGGTGCGCGTGATACTTGCGAGGTTGACCAAAGAGGGGCTTTTGTTTGTAGGAGAAAACGCACCACAGAGCCTTCTAACACCCGGCAGTCTTACCACCGACCTGGTGTCGCACATTGAACA GGACTCAGTGGACGGCGGTGACGGCAACACGAAGGAGGTTCTTGGAAAGTTTGGTATCGTTCCGGACCAGGATGACATCAGGATCGTCCAATACGTGTGCGCGGTAGCTTCCAATCGCGCCGCTCTTCTCGTCTCGATAT GTCTCGCGAGTCTGCTAGACCGCATCGACAGGGAACAAGTAACGATTGCCGTGGACGGTTCCCTGTACAAGCATCATCCTCGATTAGAGGGCTGGATGACAAAATATATCTCGCTTCTCGCTCCGGGACGGAAG TTCAAGTTGATCCACGCGGAAGATGGAAGCGGCAAGGGTGCCGCGCTGGTCTCCGCAATCGCTCAGAGACTTCAGAAGCGATTGCAATAA